Proteins encoded by one window of Methylovirgula ligni:
- a CDS encoding acetyl-CoA C-acetyltransferase, protein MSREIVIVGAARTAVGAFNGAFANIPAHELGAAVITAALQRAKVSPDEVDEVILGQVLSAGEGQNPARQAAIKAGVPKEKTAWGLNQVCGSGLRAVALGLQQIANEDAKIIVAGGQESMSQSQHVAHLRNGTKMGDVKFIDSMIKDGLTDVFNNYHMGITAENVAAKWQISREEQDKFALGSQNKAEAAQKAGKFADEITPFTVSTRKGDIVVDSDEYIRAGTTLEGLTKLKPAFQKDGTVTAGNASGINDGAAALVIMTADEARARGLTPLARIASWATAGVDPALMGSGPIPATRKALEKAGWKVKDLDLVEANEAFAAQALAVNKDLGWDPAIVNVNGGAIAIGHPIGASGARILVTLLHELQRRGAHKGLATLCIGGGMGIALAIER, encoded by the coding sequence ATGTCGCGCGAGATCGTCATCGTCGGAGCGGCGCGGACCGCCGTCGGAGCTTTTAACGGCGCTTTTGCAAATATTCCGGCGCACGAGCTTGGCGCGGCCGTGATTACTGCTGCACTGCAGCGTGCCAAGGTTTCACCGGACGAGGTCGATGAAGTGATCCTCGGTCAGGTGCTGTCGGCCGGCGAGGGTCAGAACCCGGCCCGGCAGGCGGCGATAAAGGCTGGCGTGCCGAAGGAGAAGACCGCCTGGGGACTCAATCAGGTGTGCGGCTCGGGCCTGCGTGCGGTTGCGCTCGGATTGCAGCAGATCGCCAACGAGGACGCCAAGATCATTGTCGCCGGCGGCCAAGAGAGCATGTCGCAGTCGCAGCATGTCGCGCATCTGCGCAACGGCACGAAGATGGGCGACGTCAAGTTCATCGACTCGATGATCAAGGACGGGTTGACCGACGTCTTCAATAATTACCACATGGGTATCACCGCGGAAAACGTCGCCGCCAAATGGCAGATCAGCCGCGAGGAGCAGGACAAGTTCGCGCTCGGCTCTCAGAACAAGGCCGAGGCGGCGCAGAAGGCCGGAAAATTCGCCGACGAGATCACGCCCTTCACCGTGTCGACGCGCAAGGGCGATATTGTCGTCGACAGCGACGAATATATCCGCGCCGGAACCACGCTCGAGGGCCTCACGAAATTAAAGCCGGCCTTCCAGAAGGACGGGACGGTGACGGCCGGGAACGCCTCGGGCATCAACGACGGTGCGGCGGCGCTGGTCATCATGACGGCGGACGAGGCGCGTGCGCGCGGCTTGACGCCGCTGGCGCGCATCGCTTCCTGGGCGACAGCCGGGGTCGATCCAGCGCTCATGGGCTCGGGCCCGATTCCCGCCACTCGTAAGGCGCTCGAAAAGGCCGGTTGGAAGGTGAAGGATCTCGATCTCGTCGAGGCCAACGAAGCTTTCGCCGCTCAGGCTCTTGCCGTCAACAAGGACCTCGGCTGGGACCCGGCCATCGTCAACGTCAATGGCGGCGCCATCGCGATCGGTCATCCGATCGGCGCTTCGGGCGCGCGCATTCTCGTGACCCTGCTCCATGAATTGCAGCGGCGCGGTGCCCACAAGGGCCTCGCGACCCTGTGCATCGGCGGCGGCATGGGGATTGCTCTCGCTATTGAGCGCTGA
- the phbB gene encoding acetoacetyl-CoA reductase: MARVAVVSGGTRGIGAAISKALAKAGYRVAAVYAGNDEAAAKFKSETGIPVYKWDVSDYEACAAGLAKVTSDLGPVEILVNNAGITRDTMLHKMKPEQWYGVINTNLNSLFNMTRPVIEGMRERGFGRIVNISSINGQKGQMGQSNYAASKAGDIGFTKSLAQENAKKGITVNVIAPGYIATEMVKAVPKDVLEKTILPQIPVGRLGEVEEIARGVLFLVADEAGFITGATLTINGGQIMV, encoded by the coding sequence ATGGCACGCGTGGCGGTGGTAAGTGGTGGCACGCGCGGAATCGGCGCGGCCATCAGCAAGGCGCTGGCGAAGGCGGGGTATCGCGTCGCCGCCGTTTACGCGGGCAATGACGAGGCGGCCGCCAAATTCAAAAGCGAAACCGGCATCCCCGTCTACAAATGGGATGTGTCGGATTACGAGGCCTGCGCCGCCGGGCTCGCCAAAGTGACCAGCGATCTCGGCCCTGTCGAAATCCTTGTCAACAATGCCGGCATCACCCGCGACACCATGCTTCACAAGATGAAGCCGGAGCAATGGTATGGCGTCATCAACACCAATCTCAATTCGCTCTTCAACATGACCCGGCCGGTGATCGAAGGTATGCGCGAGCGCGGCTTCGGCCGCATCGTCAACATTTCCTCGATCAACGGACAGAAGGGCCAGATGGGACAGTCGAATTACGCGGCCTCAAAGGCGGGCGATATCGGCTTCACCAAATCGCTGGCGCAGGAAAATGCCAAGAAGGGCATCACCGTGAACGTCATCGCGCCAGGCTATATCGCGACGGAAATGGTGAAGGCGGTGCCGAAGGACGTGCTGGAAAAGACGATCCTGCCGCAGATCCCGGTCGGCCGGCTGGGCGAAGTCGAGGAGATCGCGCGCGGCGTGCTCTTCCTCGTCGCGGATGAAGCCGGCTTTATCACCGGCGCGACGCTGACCATCAACGGCGGCCAGATCATGGTCTGA
- the rpmF gene encoding 50S ribosomal protein L32 → MAVPKRKTSPMKRGFRRSADALKAPTYVEDKNSGELRRPHHIDLKSGMYRGRQVLTPKTAEE, encoded by the coding sequence ATGGCCGTTCCGAAGCGGAAAACCTCCCCGATGAAGCGCGGCTTCCGCCGCTCGGCGGATGCCCTCAAGGCGCCGACCTATGTCGAGGACAAGAACTCTGGCGAGTTGCGCCGTCCGCATCACATCGATCTCAAGAGCGGCATGTATCGCGGCCGTCAGGTGCTGACGCCGAAGACGGCGGAAGAATAA
- the mtgA gene encoding monofunctional biosynthetic peptidoglycan transglycosylase: MARNPRLFQAAGAAARWGARLILLLLLVFAGLVIAYRFVNPVSTLILGRMLLHEKVDQKWVPLSGISEALRAAVVTSEDAHFCHHHGVDWGAMREVIDDNGIGGASRGASTITMQVAKNLFLWPGRSYIRKALEIPLALVLDFVWPKRRILEIYLNIAEWGDDGLFGAEAAANFYFHEPAAALALHQAALLAAVLPDPHRRKVLKPNRHVAIHARIVEARVRAGQTNLACVR; the protein is encoded by the coding sequence ATGGCGAGAAATCCCCGTCTTTTTCAGGCCGCTGGCGCCGCCGCGCGCTGGGGCGCACGGCTGATTTTGCTGCTTCTTCTGGTCTTTGCCGGCCTCGTCATCGCCTATCGGTTCGTCAACCCCGTCTCGACCCTGATACTCGGACGGATGCTCCTGCACGAGAAGGTTGATCAGAAATGGGTGCCGCTTTCCGGCATATCGGAAGCTTTGCGCGCCGCCGTCGTCACCTCCGAGGACGCGCATTTCTGCCACCACCACGGCGTCGATTGGGGCGCCATGCGCGAGGTCATCGACGATAACGGCATCGGCGGAGCTTCCCGCGGCGCCTCGACGATCACAATGCAGGTCGCCAAGAACCTCTTTCTCTGGCCCGGGCGCTCCTACATCCGCAAGGCGCTGGAAATCCCGCTCGCGCTCGTTCTCGATTTTGTCTGGCCGAAGCGCCGCATCCTGGAAATCTACCTCAACATCGCCGAATGGGGCGACGACGGCCTCTTCGGTGCCGAGGCCGCCGCCAATTTCTATTTTCATGAGCCCGCGGCCGCGCTCGCCCTGCACCAGGCGGCGCTGCTCGCCGCCGTCCTGCCCGATCCGCATCGCCGCAAAGTGCTGAAGCCGAACCGGCATGTCGCGATCCATGCCCGCATTGTCGAGGCGCGCGTCAGGGCTGGCCAGACCAATCTCGCTTGCGTCAGGTGA
- a CDS encoding polyprenyl synthetase family protein, producing MTDAVAQEFQTRLSYVADATERMLDQLLSERALPGETFRPAAFLGAMRYASLGGGKRLRPFLLIETARLFGIENEGVLRAGAALEMIHCYSLVHDDLPALDNDDLRRGRPTTHKAYDEATAILVGDALLTYAFDVTADPATDADPAIRAELVLALARAAGIGNMVGGQVMDLEAETSTEPHSAEDVIRLQSMKTGALLHYAVEAGAIFARADARAKAALSHYGKALGAAFQVADDILDVEADEEALGKRAGKDAGRNKATLVAALGLKAARKRRDALAQEAIAALSSFPDEKAAILKEAARFAVARKN from the coding sequence ATGACGGACGCGGTGGCACAGGAATTTCAAACGCGATTGTCTTACGTCGCCGATGCCACCGAGCGGATGCTGGACCAGCTCTTGTCCGAAAGGGCGCTGCCGGGGGAGACTTTCCGGCCCGCGGCCTTTCTCGGCGCCATGCGCTATGCGAGTCTGGGCGGCGGCAAGCGGCTGCGGCCATTCTTGCTGATCGAGACGGCGCGGCTCTTCGGGATCGAGAACGAGGGTGTCCTGCGCGCCGGTGCGGCTCTGGAAATGATCCATTGCTATTCACTGGTGCACGACGATCTGCCGGCGCTCGACAATGACGACCTGCGCCGCGGCCGCCCGACCACCCATAAGGCCTACGATGAGGCGACCGCGATTCTCGTCGGTGACGCTTTGTTGACCTATGCCTTCGACGTCACCGCCGATCCGGCGACGGACGCCGATCCCGCGATCCGCGCCGAACTGGTGCTCGCGCTCGCCCGCGCGGCCGGCATCGGCAACATGGTCGGCGGCCAGGTGATGGACCTTGAAGCCGAGACATCGACCGAGCCGCATTCGGCGGAAGACGTCATTCGGCTGCAATCGATGAAGACAGGCGCTCTGCTGCATTATGCGGTCGAGGCCGGGGCGATCTTCGCGCGCGCCGACGCCAGGGCGAAAGCGGCGCTGTCGCATTATGGCAAGGCGCTTGGCGCCGCGTTTCAGGTCGCTGACGATATTCTCGATGTCGAAGCCGACGAAGAAGCGCTCGGCAAGCGCGCTGGCAAGGACGCCGGCCGCAACAAGGCGACGCTTGTCGCCGCGCTCGGCCTCAAGGCTGCCCGCAAGCGCCGCGACGCGCTGGCGCAAGAGGCCATCGCGGCGCTTAGTTCTTTCCCGGATGAGAAAGCCGCGATCCTGAAGGAGGCGGCGCGTTTTGCCGTCGCGCGGAAGAATTGA
- a CDS encoding DUF1345 domain-containing protein, with translation MTDAPTPPDAPARRRRIALPVRIVRARPRLFICLALGILAGLLLPNDWRAITRALISWNFAIFLYFIAVAAMVISADQSSMARRAAEQDDGRFTILVFTVVAAAAAFGAIFYQLLLVKDVHGLQRAFHLVLAAATVTSAWAFIHVMFALHYASECFSERELKSSPAAKSHSGLRFPGDETPDYFDFFYFSFVIGVACATADVNITSRTIRRTATLHCILAFFFNSAVLALTVNIAAGLVG, from the coding sequence TTGACGGACGCACCCACTCCCCCGGACGCACCAGCCCGCCGCCGCCGCATCGCGTTGCCGGTTCGGATCGTGCGGGCGCGGCCGCGCCTGTTCATCTGCCTTGCGCTCGGGATCTTGGCCGGGTTGCTGCTGCCGAATGACTGGCGCGCCATCACCCGCGCTCTGATCAGCTGGAATTTTGCGATATTCCTCTATTTCATCGCCGTCGCGGCGATGGTGATCTCGGCCGATCAAAGCTCAATGGCGCGCCGCGCGGCGGAGCAGGACGACGGCCGCTTCACCATATTGGTTTTCACTGTCGTCGCCGCCGCCGCCGCCTTCGGCGCCATCTTCTACCAATTGCTGCTGGTGAAGGACGTGCATGGGCTGCAGCGCGCGTTTCACCTCGTACTCGCCGCTGCGACCGTGACCAGCGCCTGGGCCTTCATCCATGTGATGTTCGCGCTGCATTACGCCAGCGAATGCTTTTCCGAGCGTGAATTGAAAAGCTCGCCGGCAGCCAAGTCACATAGCGGACTGCGTTTTCCGGGGGACGAGACGCCGGACTATTTCGATTTTTTCTATTTTTCCTTCGTGATCGGCGTCGCCTGCGCGACCGCCGACGTCAACATCACATCGCGGACGATCAGACGCACAGCGACGCTCCACTGCATCCTGGCCTTCTTCTTCAACAGCGCGGTTCTGGCGCTGACCGTCAATATTGCGGCGGGGCTCGTGGGCTAG
- the ispG gene encoding flavodoxin-dependent (E)-4-hydroxy-3-methylbut-2-enyl-diphosphate synthase: MSETLTAIDPSTVLASGPAPRRHSVGVRVGSGKGAIIVGGGGPIIVQSMTNTDTADIAGTVKQVADLARAGSELVRITVDRDEAAAAVPHIREKLDRMGVDVPLIGDFHYIGHKLLADHPACAEALAKYRINPGNVGFKDKRDTQFASMVECAIENGKAVRIGANWGSLDQELLTRLMDENANSPRPLDAGAVTREAMVQSALLSAARAEEIGLGRDRIILSAKVSNVQDLITVYQMVAQRSDYAIHLGLTEAGMGSKGIVASSAALGVLLQQGIGDTIRISLTPEPGGDRTIEVKVGQEILQTMGFRTFVPLVAACPGCGRTTSTVFQELARDIQTYIREEMPNWKTRYPGVETLNVAVMGCIVNGPGESKHADIGISLPGTGETPAAPVFVDGKKVVTLRGEGIAAEFKVMVQDYIERRFGGAKDAAE, encoded by the coding sequence ATGTCCGAGACATTGACCGCGATCGATCCCTCCACCGTCCTCGCCAGCGGCCCGGCGCCGCGCCGCCATTCGGTGGGCGTCAGGGTCGGCTCGGGCAAGGGCGCGATCATCGTTGGCGGCGGTGGCCCGATCATCGTCCAGTCGATGACCAACACCGACACCGCCGATATCGCCGGGACGGTGAAGCAGGTCGCCGACCTGGCCCGTGCCGGTTCGGAGCTCGTGCGCATCACCGTCGATCGCGACGAAGCAGCGGCGGCGGTGCCGCATATCCGTGAGAAGCTCGATCGGATGGGCGTCGACGTGCCGCTCATCGGCGACTTTCATTATATCGGCCACAAGCTGCTGGCCGATCATCCCGCCTGCGCCGAGGCGCTCGCGAAATATCGCATCAATCCCGGCAATGTCGGCTTCAAGGACAAGCGCGACACCCAGTTCGCCTCGATGGTCGAATGCGCCATCGAGAACGGCAAGGCGGTGCGGATCGGCGCCAATTGGGGCTCGCTCGATCAGGAGCTGCTGACTCGGCTGATGGATGAGAACGCCAACTCGCCCCGGCCGCTCGACGCCGGCGCCGTGACGCGCGAGGCGATGGTGCAATCCGCCCTGCTCTCCGCCGCGCGGGCGGAAGAAATCGGCCTCGGCCGCGACCGCATCATCCTCTCGGCGAAGGTCTCCAACGTCCAGGATCTGATCACGGTCTATCAGATGGTCGCGCAACGCAGCGATTATGCGATCCACCTCGGCCTCACCGAGGCCGGCATGGGCTCGAAGGGCATCGTCGCCTCGTCCGCCGCGCTCGGCGTGCTGCTGCAGCAGGGCATTGGCGATACGATCCGCATCTCGCTGACGCCCGAGCCCGGCGGCGATCGCACGATTGAAGTCAAGGTCGGGCAGGAAATTCTGCAGACGATGGGTTTTCGCACCTTCGTCCCGCTCGTCGCCGCCTGCCCCGGCTGTGGTCGCACGACCTCGACCGTGTTCCAGGAGCTCGCGCGCGACATTCAGACCTATATCCGCGAGGAAATGCCCAACTGGAAGACCCGCTATCCCGGCGTCGAGACGCTCAACGTCGCGGTGATGGGCTGCATCGTCAACGGGCCGGGCGAATCCAAACATGCCGACATCGGCATTTCGCTGCCCGGCACCGGCGAGACGCCGGCCGCTCCCGTCTTCGTCGACGGCAAGAAGGTCGTGACCCTGCGCGGCGAAGGTATCGCCGCCGAATTCAAAGTCATGGTGCAGGATTATATCGAGCGCCGCTTCGGCGGCGCCAAAGACGCGGCGGAGTGA
- a CDS encoding Fur family transcriptional regulator, with amino-acid sequence MTAQRVPQPRQKKSQAIAAFRSTMANAEDLCRREGAKLTPARRRVLEILAEEGRPLGAYDMIEKIAVATGKHPAPVSIYRALDFLLENGLVHRLASRNAFLACAHGHKHEEPVVFLICEACGTVTEATSRALHREIALLGAESGFAPHSQVLEITGLCRSCGAQKAAVG; translated from the coding sequence ATGACTGCACAGCGCGTGCCGCAGCCGCGGCAGAAAAAATCCCAGGCCATCGCCGCCTTCCGCAGCACTATGGCCAATGCCGAGGATCTTTGCCGCCGCGAAGGGGCAAAGCTCACGCCGGCGCGGCGCCGGGTGCTGGAAATCCTGGCCGAGGAAGGCCGCCCGCTCGGGGCTTACGACATGATCGAGAAGATCGCTGTGGCGACCGGCAAGCATCCGGCTCCGGTCTCCATCTACCGGGCGCTCGATTTTCTGCTCGAGAACGGCCTCGTCCACAGGCTCGCCTCGCGCAACGCCTTTCTCGCCTGCGCCCACGGCCATAAGCATGAGGAGCCGGTGGTTTTCCTCATCTGCGAAGCCTGCGGCACGGTGACCGAGGCCACGTCCAGGGCGCTGCATCGTGAAATCGCCCTGCTCGGGGCCGAGTCGGGCTTTGCGCCTCACAGTCAAGTATTGGAAATAACTGGACTTTGTCGCTCCTGCGGGGCGCAGAAGGCGGCCGTTGGGTGA
- a CDS encoding 3-hydroxybutyrate dehydrogenase, translating to MTLKTRNAIVTGSTSGIGLAIARAFAEQGANVTINGFGDADAIETERSKIEKDFGVKSVYSPADLTKPDEIRALVNEAETAFGSVDILVNNAGIQHVDPIEKFPPELWDKIIALNLSAAFHAIAAVIPGMKARKWGRIISTASAHSKVASPFKSAYVSAKHGIDGLTKTAALELATFGVTVNCISPGYVWTPLVERQIPDTMKARNLTREQVIHDVLLAAQPTKEFVTVDQVAALAVFLCTDAASQITGANLSIDGGWTAE from the coding sequence ATGACGCTCAAGACACGCAATGCCATCGTGACCGGCTCGACCAGCGGCATCGGCCTCGCCATCGCGCGGGCTTTTGCCGAACAAGGCGCCAATGTCACCATCAACGGCTTCGGTGACGCCGACGCAATCGAGACCGAGCGCAGCAAGATCGAGAAGGATTTCGGCGTCAAAAGCGTCTACTCCCCCGCCGACCTGACCAAGCCGGACGAGATTCGCGCCCTCGTGAACGAAGCCGAGACGGCATTCGGCAGTGTCGACATTCTCGTCAACAACGCCGGTATCCAGCATGTCGATCCGATCGAGAAATTTCCGCCGGAACTCTGGGACAAGATCATCGCGCTCAATCTCTCCGCCGCTTTCCACGCGATCGCCGCGGTCATCCCGGGCATGAAGGCGCGCAAATGGGGGCGCATCATTTCCACTGCCTCGGCGCATTCCAAGGTCGCCTCGCCGTTCAAGTCGGCCTATGTCTCGGCCAAGCACGGCATCGACGGACTCACCAAGACCGCGGCGCTGGAACTCGCCACCTTCGGCGTCACCGTCAATTGCATCTCGCCCGGCTATGTCTGGACGCCGCTCGTCGAAAGGCAGATCCCCGATACGATGAAGGCGCGCAACCTGACGCGCGAGCAGGTGATCCACGATGTGCTGCTCGCGGCGCAGCCGACGAAGGAATTCGTCACCGTCGATCAGGTGGCGGCGCTCGCCGTCTTTCTCTGCACGGATGCGGCAAGCCAGATCACCGGCGCCAATCTCTCGATCGACGGCGGCTGGACCGCCGAATAA
- a CDS encoding patatin-like phospholipase family protein, translating to MTNLKRVNLALQGGGSHGAFTWGVLDYLLEDGRLDIAAVSGTSAGAMNAVVLAQGWMENGRDGAREALQRFWRAISTENALSPAQAKFFDLFFGPKTLSGQFSSLWGDFFTHFASPYQFNPFDVNPLRDYLLDAIDFEKVRAFDGFKIFIAATNVHTGKIKVFKGAELTADHVMASATLPTLFQATVIDGEPYWDGGYMGNPALFPFFYGSNTPDIVIIQINPLERHSIPRSPREIQNRLDEITFNGALMGELRAIDFVVRLIDAGKLSVDDYVRPLVHRIDGCGLLGPYDAATKLDANWQLISSFFEYGRKAAKHWLDETHDHIGKQSTLNLRMAYS from the coding sequence ATGACGAATCTCAAGAGAGTCAATCTCGCGCTGCAGGGCGGCGGCTCGCACGGCGCCTTCACCTGGGGCGTCCTCGATTATCTGCTCGAGGACGGCCGGCTTGACATCGCGGCGGTCAGCGGCACCAGCGCGGGGGCGATGAATGCCGTCGTCCTCGCTCAGGGCTGGATGGAAAACGGCCGCGATGGCGCGCGCGAGGCTCTCCAGCGCTTCTGGCGCGCGATCTCGACGGAAAATGCGCTATCGCCCGCGCAAGCCAAATTCTTCGATCTGTTTTTTGGGCCGAAGACGCTGAGCGGTCAGTTCTCGTCGCTCTGGGGCGATTTCTTCACCCATTTCGCCAGCCCTTATCAGTTCAACCCGTTCGATGTGAACCCGTTGCGCGACTATCTCCTCGACGCCATCGATTTCGAGAAAGTGCGCGCCTTCGACGGCTTCAAGATTTTCATTGCCGCGACAAATGTTCATACTGGCAAGATCAAAGTGTTCAAAGGGGCGGAATTGACGGCCGATCACGTCATGGCCTCGGCGACCCTGCCGACGCTTTTTCAGGCGACCGTGATCGACGGCGAGCCTTATTGGGATGGCGGCTACATGGGCAACCCGGCGCTGTTCCCCTTCTTCTATGGGTCGAATACACCCGACATTGTCATCATCCAGATCAATCCGCTCGAGCGGCATTCGATTCCGCGCAGCCCGCGCGAGATTCAAAACCGGCTCGACGAGATCACTTTCAACGGCGCGCTGATGGGCGAATTGCGCGCCATCGACTTCGTCGTGCGGTTGATCGATGCCGGCAAGCTTTCAGTGGACGACTACGTCCGGCCGCTCGTCCATCGCATCGACGGCTGTGGTCTCTTAGGTCCCTATGACGCCGCGACGAAACTCGATGCGAACTGGCAGCTCATCAGCAGCTTCTTCGAGTACGGCCGTAAGGCGGCCAAGCACTGGCTCGACGAAACTCACGATCACATCGGCAAGCAGAGCACTCTCAACCTGCGCATGGCCTATTCGTGA
- the cutA gene encoding divalent-cation tolerance protein CutA, producing MNAVKAVDYAVVLTACGAATAGRIAETLVSERLAACVQKLPIESTYRWKGEIETAQEVLLLIKIRNADYATVEERILTLHDYETPEIVALPVAAGFAGYLSWIDEAVRR from the coding sequence GTGAACGCGGTAAAGGCGGTTGATTATGCCGTCGTCCTGACGGCGTGCGGCGCCGCGACCGCAGGCAGGATTGCCGAGACGCTGGTCAGCGAGCGGCTTGCAGCCTGTGTGCAGAAGCTGCCTATCGAGAGCACCTATCGCTGGAAAGGCGAGATCGAGACGGCGCAGGAAGTGCTTCTGCTCATCAAGATCAGGAACGCGGATTACGCAACGGTAGAAGAGCGAATTCTCACGCTGCACGACTATGAGACGCCGGAAATCGTCGCGCTGCCCGTCGCAGCGGGGTTCGCCGGCTATCTTTCCTGGATCGACGAGGCCGTGCGGCGCTGA
- a CDS encoding nucleotidyltransferase family protein, with protein MPDKAMVFAAGRGIRMRPLTETIPKPLIKVGGKPMIDHLLDRFALAGVGTAVVNVHHLADQIEAHLAAHSAPKIVISDERDLLLDQGGAIKKALPIFGDAPFFLCNTDAFWVEGAKPNLDRLAAAWNPDKMDVLLLVAATPTSSGVDWPGDFTMDGFGRLTKREERRVAPFVYTGIGIIKPELFARAPEGPFRLLPYFLKAAETGRLHGLRLDGIWLHVGTPAAIDDAERLIARSVL; from the coding sequence ATGCCGGATAAGGCGATGGTTTTTGCGGCGGGTCGCGGCATCCGGATGCGGCCGCTGACGGAGACGATCCCGAAGCCGCTCATCAAGGTCGGTGGCAAGCCGATGATCGACCATCTTCTCGATCGGTTTGCGCTTGCCGGAGTCGGCACGGCAGTCGTGAACGTGCATCACCTGGCCGATCAGATCGAAGCCCATCTCGCCGCTCACAGCGCTCCGAAGATCGTCATCTCCGACGAGCGCGATCTGCTGCTCGATCAGGGCGGCGCGATCAAAAAGGCGCTGCCCATCTTCGGCGATGCGCCATTCTTTCTCTGCAATACCGACGCCTTCTGGGTCGAAGGCGCCAAGCCCAATCTCGACCGCCTTGCCGCGGCATGGAACCCGGACAAGATGGACGTGCTTCTGCTCGTCGCCGCGACGCCGACAAGCTCCGGCGTCGACTGGCCCGGCGACTTCACGATGGACGGGTTCGGCCGCCTGACCAAGCGCGAGGAAAGACGCGTGGCCCCCTTCGTCTATACCGGCATCGGCATCATCAAGCCGGAGCTGTTCGCGCGCGCGCCGGAGGGACCGTTCCGCCTATTGCCTTATTTCCTCAAGGCCGCCGAGACCGGACGCCTGCACGGCCTGCGGCTCGACGGCATCTGGCTGCATGTCGGCACGCCCGCGGCGATCGACGACGCTGAACGGCTGATCGCGCGTTCGGTGCTTTAG